From Pyxidicoccus xibeiensis, the proteins below share one genomic window:
- the murG gene encoding undecaprenyldiphospho-muramoylpentapeptide beta-N-acetylglucosaminyltransferase produces MKVLIAGGGTGGHLFPGIALAEEVTTRHHGNEVVFVGTERGLEARVVPKEGYPLELVKVQGLKGKSLLAFLKALIALPLAFIESFRILARQKPDVVVGVGGYASGPVVLAAWLMGIPTAIQEQNALPGLTNKLLGKVVRVVFTAFEGARQFFPEKKVQLIGNPIRRKLMDNYLRSHVAHERFSLLVFGGSLGARGINQRMLEALDSLGDLKDGLHFVHQTGKNDLEQVRKGYADKGFQADVVEFIDDMSSAYAKADLVVCRAGATTLAELTVCKKASILIPFPHATDDHQAVNAKALVDAGAALMFREAELTGAKLAETLRTLKSDPAKLKNMEKKAGLLGRPEAAKELADVCVDLMVQTWGPNGRERAPSEPKKAPRSHS; encoded by the coding sequence GTGAAGGTCCTCATCGCGGGCGGCGGCACCGGCGGCCACCTCTTCCCGGGCATCGCCCTGGCGGAGGAGGTGACGACGCGCCACCACGGCAACGAGGTGGTCTTCGTGGGCACCGAGCGCGGCCTGGAAGCCCGCGTGGTGCCCAAGGAGGGCTACCCGCTGGAGCTGGTGAAGGTGCAGGGCCTCAAGGGCAAGAGCCTCCTCGCCTTCCTCAAGGCGCTCATCGCGCTGCCGCTGGCCTTCATCGAGTCCTTCCGCATCCTCGCCCGCCAGAAGCCGGACGTGGTGGTGGGCGTGGGCGGCTATGCCAGCGGGCCGGTGGTGCTGGCGGCGTGGCTGATGGGCATCCCCACCGCCATCCAGGAGCAGAACGCGCTGCCCGGCCTCACCAACAAGCTGCTGGGCAAGGTGGTGCGCGTGGTCTTCACGGCCTTCGAGGGCGCGCGCCAGTTCTTCCCCGAGAAGAAGGTGCAGCTCATCGGCAACCCCATCCGCCGCAAGCTGATGGACAACTACCTGCGCAGCCACGTGGCGCACGAGCGCTTCTCGCTGCTCGTCTTCGGCGGCAGCCTGGGCGCGCGCGGCATCAACCAGCGGATGCTCGAGGCGCTGGACTCCCTGGGCGACCTGAAGGACGGGCTGCACTTCGTCCACCAGACGGGGAAGAACGACCTGGAGCAGGTGCGCAAGGGCTACGCCGACAAGGGCTTCCAGGCGGACGTGGTGGAGTTCATCGACGACATGTCGAGCGCGTACGCGAAGGCGGACCTCGTCGTCTGTCGCGCCGGCGCCACCACGCTCGCGGAGCTGACGGTCTGCAAGAAGGCCAGCATCCTCATCCCCTTTCCGCACGCCACGGATGACCACCAGGCCGTGAATGCGAAGGCGCTGGTGGACGCGGGCGCGGCGCTGATGTTCCGCGAGGCGGAGCTCACCGGGGCGAAGCTGGCGGAGACCCTCCGCACCCTGAAGAGCGACCCCGCGAAGCTCAAGAACATGGAGAAGAAGGCGGGCCTGCTGGGCCGTCCGGAGGCCGCGAAGGAGCTGGCGGACGTTTGCGTCGACCTGATGGTGCAGACGTGGGGCCCCAATGGTAGGGAGCGCGCCCCCAGCGAGCCGAAGAAGGCGCCCAGGAGCCACTCGTGA